The nucleotide sequence aaccatgagatcatgacccgagctgaagtcagatgttcagccaactaggccacccaagcaccttagcatctggctcttgatttcggctcaggtcataatttcacagtttgtgagatcgagccccgagtcaggctctgcactgacagcatggagcctgcttgggattctctctctctctctctctctctctctctctctctctctccctccctccctccctcccctgctcatgtgcatgagagcgcatgctctctctcaaaataaataaacttaaaaaaaaataacccaaagtataaagtAAGTATGTGTGGGTCCATActgatacaaataaatgattgaatgcaTTGCtaaatgggggagaagagaaaaatctcctATGTAGAATTCCGAATAAAGTAAATAGATCCTCCGCTGAGTGCAGTGATCAATTCCACTGCCAGAGAAAAACCTGTGTTGGACTTACTGACGTGAAGTCTATTGTCTCCAGCATGTCACCTTCTTAAGGGACTTTCAAGGGCAGTTTTGACTGTGATTTTTGCCCTACATGCTGAGGGTTGACTTTAAAACTTAAACCTGAAGAAGATGGGGCCCTATTATATTCACTCCCTGTTAGAGCCCACTACTGGGCCATATGTGAGGCAGGGCTCCATGTTTGCTTTTCAAATAGTCATAGGGCGCTTTATGAGGTGCCCTGTGATGTGATGTTTCCGCAATCATCTGGTGCTGAAATTGGAACATTTACACAAAGGTTGGACAATGGTGCCAATTCAGCTGACACCCTCCACCTTTTTCCTAAACAAACCAGCCCCCTTGCTGCCTCCTCTTTTCATCACAGCCTTGCCCCAGAGAACCTTCTCATTCATTGCCTTAAGTGTCTGCCCTCACCTGTTACATTCATGCCCACCATCTATCCTACTTTAAACCCATGTCTTCCTATTAATATCTCCCAGTAGAGTACTGATGATTAATATTCCCTACAACAGAAGTGACTTGGAAACCCAGCTTTCCCATAATAGCTGCAAAGACTTGGCCCTGATTCAAGTCCACAAAACACAAGCCAAATTACACACTggtgaagcctttttttttttttcccccaaatcctgcCCTTACATGAGTTAAGGTGGAACAAGTATCATGTGAATACATTGTTCAAACACAGGGAGAGGACTGTACCCCCAACTTAGTTTCCATTTCTTCGTTCTTCTTCAAGTCCCCGATTTCCAACTGTCCTTATTTTTGATGCCttgtctttctttaaaagacgctggagagaggggcacctgctcagttaagcatccgacttcgattcaggtcatgatctcacggctcgtgggttcaagacccacgttgggctctatgctgacagctcagaatctggagcctgctttggattctctctctctctctctctctctctctctcccactcatgctctgtctctgtctctctctctctctctctcaaaaagaaataaacatttgaataaataaataaataaataaataaataaataaggctggaaaggagggcagagggaagtaTGGGGCTTCATGCCCTAGGAATGTGGAACCAGGGagaggtgttttatggttttgttaaatcttttttttaatgtttttatttgtttttgagaaagagagaggcagagtgagtgggggaggggcagagagagagagcgggagacacagaatctgaagcaggctccaggctctgagctgttagctcagagcctcacacggggcttGACTCACGAGCTGTGAATTCtggacctcagccaaagtcggacgcttaactgactgagccacccagaacccccAGGGAGAAGTTTTTAAGAAGGTCAGATTCATATTTTTGGTTTAGAAATTTAGCTCAGTCTGGTGGCAGTGGTTGTGTGTCCCAGTGATTTTACATAGGAAGAATCATCACTCAAGCAACCAATTTCAAAGGGACCTCAAGGTTTGAAAACAACTCAGCGAGGGTGGGGTATTCTGAAGCTCAGAGGCCTCCAGTACACCTGAGTTTGAACAGATTTGCTCCTGAGGCTTCCTGTTTTAATGTCACCACCGGTTCCTTCTCCAGCTCCCATCAGAAAGGATATTGAAGGGACAGGAGTTGTGAATGGAGCACTATTGTCCCTCTGTGGTGAGAGCAGTGGAGAGCAGTGGTCACCCTGGGCATACCTGGGTCAGTCCAAAGCCGAGAGGGCCGGGAGCTCATATGATCTCAGGGTACCAGAACACtagaagaaaggcagagacatGAGGTTCAGAAGTTCTGGCCTACAAAGCAAATTGCATTAAACTAGCCACGGTTCCAAACTTTTGTCTCATcctgataaacattaaaaaaagggaaatttgtaTAGCTTGCTGGGATCAACTTGAGGGAGCTTGGATAATTCTAAACAGAGCTTCAtggaagggtgcctggctagctctgGCTGtacagcatgagactcttaaatggAACTTCATGGATAATAATTATTTACATtgcttttctctgtattcttataaaaataaaaacaaaaacaaaaaatctatgGTACTCTATaattatgagaagaaaaatacaaacaaagtTATTGGGGCAGATTTAAATATTGAATCCGTGTAAAATTTCTTGACaactctgtgattttttttttaatgacaatctACAGctcatttctctgtgtcttttttataccaggttttatgtttaaaatgtctGCACATCAGAgcgcatggctggctcagtcagaagagcatgtgactcttgatctcagggtcttgagttcgagtcccacactgggtgtagagattacgaaaaaaaaaaaataccaactttaaaaaaattaaaaaaataaaaaacaaaatgtacataAATCCCGATCaagacattttaaatgataatctCTTCCATTCTTGATAGTTATCATGCATGGAGAACAAATTTTCTTGGCACAAGAAGCGACGATGATAAAAAGTACAAGCCGTTTTTATCAGTTCATAATTTTATGTAAGATTTTGCATAGAGGtgggtcttggggcacctgggtggctcagcaggttaagcgtccgactcttgatttcagtttaggtcataatctcacggtttaggagtttgagccctgcctcgcgctgacactgtggagtctgcttgggatcctctgtctctccctctctctctctgcctctcccctgctcacgcgcgctctcgctctctctctcaaaaatacaataaaaaaaaaactttaaaaaaaatcattaaaaaagaaaaagaaaagtaggtcTTGCTACAGTAAAATCCGTGTGTCCCTTGTTCATTTTCATGAACACCCAGTACCAGCAACCAGGTCAAGAAACAGAATGATACCAGCATCCCGGAAGCCTCATTCAAGGCTTCTCACATCAAATAGTCCCTCTGCCCTCCCGATAGGGGAACCACCATGCCGACTTCTGGAAGTGTGATGTATACAGACATACTTGCACCTGTGTGTTGGTGCACACGTATGCAGTTCTGCTGGGAAGTGTCTGGGGGTGAAGTTGGTGGGTCACGGAGCTCACACCTGTTCAGCTCCAGCAGCTCCAGCTGAAATGGTTCCAACTCAAGGGGCGCAGTGCTCCAGCTGCCCCGTGTCTTTGTCAACGCGCGGTGGTGTCTGATAAAGCCACAATTTTTTAACACTGATTTATAAATACATAGCAGCCGAAATCATGTTTCAAGGCTCTCATAGCTCTCTTCTTCCATTAACAATGGcaatggtgactttttttttttctgacaatgtGACTGGATTTTGAATCCGAGAGAGGTCGGTCACACCGAGTATTTGGACACCATGAAAGTAATCCAGGGTTTGGGCAAGCTGGGTGAGAGGCCTCACTGCAGCCGCCTGCTAAGAGGTCACCAAAAGGCCCACTCAGTTGCAAAAGAAGAGACATTTCCTAAATAGGCGAAGCCAGGATTCAGGGTCACTCCCCACAGCAGCGGTGGGGGagccttctcctccctccagggCCGAGGGGTTCCCATCTTAAGGCTCACTGGCTGGGATGCGCCAACATGCATTATAACCAGATGCCTGACTTTGGTGTAGTCATGATACTAATTCATCGTCTCAAACAGAAAGCCAAGGAGGTAGCAGACATATCACTGTCCCCTtagtacagaggaggaaactgaggccccaaaaTGTAAGGGATCGTCCTCTGAGTAAAGCCAGAATCCCTGCTTTGCACCTTTTTGCTGTTGCAGAGCCTCATTCACAGAGGCCATTTTCTGAGAACAATATCCTGCTGGAGAGCTGCGAGCCTTCCCTATCAAAGGGAGGCGTGGAAGACCCAAAAACAGAATTCCAAAGGTGAGTGTTATTCCCTCAGAACCTACTGAGGCTTCCTGTGGGCTTCTCtgctctcttctgtttctctctctcttccctttcccatcAGGTGCCGAGTCCTGTCTTCCtcactccttcctcttttccctctcttgccTACTCTCCTcccatttttacttatttttatttttcaaaagcttatttacttttgagagagagagagagagagagagagcaaacagggaggtgcagagagagagggagacacagaatccaaagcaggctccaggctgagtagtgagcacagagcccgacacagggctcgaactcacagcccagAGTTCGagatctcagatcatgatctgagccaaagttgtccgcttaaccgactgagccacccaggtgcctctctcctcccatttttaaaaagtgtctatttgtttattttgaaggagagagagtgtgtgtgcacgaaaggggaggggcagagagagaggagagagaaaatccaaaagccaaaagccaagcaggttccgagctaccagcgcagagccccacttggggctccatctcatgtgagatcacaacctgagccaaaatcaagagtcggacacttaaccgactgagccacccaggcacccctcgtccAATTTTTTAAGTAGCTAAATACAGGATGAGAAGATTCTAGATACACACATTCTCCTTGTGTCTGTAAGAAGATATCCATTCTCTGTTTTAAACTTTAAACCAGGCAGTTTTAatcttttatgtctttgaatagaaaactaaaaaccaaTTAAGTTGCTCTGTAACTTTCTGGCTGTGGGTAAGTTATCTAAcactgtgcctcactttcctcacctgtaaaatggggacacgGACAGCACCTATTTTGTTGGGTCATTGTGAAGATGAAATGGGTTGATATATATaaattgcttttttccccccactttcttttacagctttattgaaataattaatataccataaaatttacccttttaaagagCCCACTCCAGTGGGTTTTAGTAGAGTCAGAATTGTACACCCGTCACCATgatctaattctagaacattttcattatcccccaaaagaaactcattagcagtcactccccatctcCCAAACCCCCGAGCCCTTGGCAAACagtaatctactttctgcctctatggattggcctattctggacactttgtataaatggaatcatacaatacgtggtcttttgtgactagcttctttacttagcataatgtttgtAAGGTTTCAGGTTTCGTCCACGTTGTAGTATGTATcactacttcttttcttttccttgagcatgtgtagtatgtgtgtgtgtataatttattttttcttcttggtgctttgaaattttttcctataatttctttttttcctaactttattgaggcataatttactaataaaaattgtttctaaggttgcctgtgtggctcagttggttaagcgtaggactcttgatttgggctcagctcatgacctcacagttgtgaggtcaagccccaaggctccttgctgggtgtggaacctgcttaagactctctctctctgcctctgtctccctcaagtGTGcacgtgttctttctctctcataataacaataacaataataatagtttctatttaaggtgtacaatgtgatgatttgatatacctatacactgtgagatcattactACAATCTAGCTAATTAatacatccatcacttcacatagttacctttttggtgtgtggtgagaacactgaAGATCTACTCCCTTAGtgaatttcaagtgtacaacacagtattattaactagcGTCACCACACTGTACTTTACACCCCCGGAACTCATTTGTCTGGTAACTGAAATGGTCAACGGGTATACGAAAAGGTGCTCGACGCCACTGATCATCAGTGAAGTAAATTTGTGAAAACACAAATTACAACCACAaagaggtaccacctcacacctgctagaatggctatcatcaaaaagacaagaagtaacaagtgttggcaaggatgtggagaaaagggaagcacATTAATGTGCTAAGTGTTTGCCAATATTAATTTTAAGACTTCTACCTTGTAGTAAGAGCTCTGCCTCGACTTACCTCTGTGATTATTAAAGGAGCCCCTCTTACTCAGAGTCTCCAGTGGTTAAGCAGGACTCTTCCATTAAGCTGGCATAAGTAATGATTTACCATTGAGAAAAAGGGAGTGAGGAATTCAAAACCAATCGGCACCTAGTTCCTGGAGGAAAGTTGCTGGAACTTTCTGACCCAGAGAAGCGGGTCTTGAGTCTTCTGTATTAGGTGATACTGACTCTGCAGCAGTAAATGCACACTCATACTTCACTTTGGGGAACAGTTCCTTGCTGTCTTACCTTGGGCTGCTAGaacaaaaatatcatagactgcATGGCTTAAATGGCGGATATGTGTCTgtctgttctggaggctgggaagtctgagattAGGGTACCAGCCTGGTTGGGTTCtagtgagggccctcttcctggtttgcagatagctgtcttcttgctgtgtcctgaCATGGTGGAGAGCGAGCTGTAGTCTCTTGTTCTTAAGAGGACACTAATCCAGCCTGGGGGCTTGACCCTAATGAGCCTATCTAAACCTAACTACCACCCAAAGTCCCCATCTCCTATACCACCCCACcagggggttaggatttcaacatacaagTGTTAGGGGGGACACAAACATGTGAACCATAGCAAATTGCTACTTGTCAactgtctccctgtctttttttaagtaatgtttatttatttatttttgagaaagtgggggaggggagagagagggagagagagaatcccaaggaggttccaccctgtcagtgcagagcccgatgcagggctccatctcacgtgagatcatgacctgagccgaaatcaagagttgaatgctcgctcaacagactgagccacataggcatcCCTCGTCTTTTGTATTGTGATTATTGGCTAGAGGAGTCTATACTCATTCCCTCCTATCCCTGTCATTTATGTGACAATAATCACACAAAACACCCTGCTGGGggtcataaatatttaaacagataATCCACTTTTAAATTTGACACCGTTAACACATAAAGGATGTTTTGAAAGGAGAACAAAAGTATATTTCAAGAAGACAAGTTGAAAATTGGTTACAATAGTGAAAGGCCATCTAACTGACAAATTCTAAGGACATGTAGCTTTGCTGAAGGCTCACTGACTTACAGAGAAAAATATCTGGAGTCCACCACAAGTAAAAAAGCAGTCTaatattgtttgttcttttccgaatcacctgggtggctcagtcaattaagcgtctgacttcagctcaggtcatgaagtaAAAAAGCAGTctaatattgttttttcttttctattacaaaagaatacaaatacacCTTGAATTGAAGTGCTTCTAACTCCACAGTCTATTAGGGGAGGAACTCAGTTTCCCAATTCAGTGATATATCCTCCTCTGGCTGAGAAAAATGCCATGGACAAAATGTGGTTTGAAAAaagtattcaattttttttattacatttcttacAAGCAATAATCATCTCATGCCGTTTACACTAAGTAACAAACTGGAATAGCAAAGCACTACAGAAATGAATATTGGAGAAGCCCTTGGGTGGTGCTAACCAAGACCTGGTCCTAATCAGTACTGGCCATAGTTCTTTCCACAGGAAGAAGCTTGCTCTCTGTGAATTCCAGTGGGAAAGCATGACTTAATGGGAATACCTTTCCATTGCCTATTCTATTAGATACTTTACACTTTCCGGAAAGCCAAATTTCTTTCTACCACAAGGAAAAGTGAAAATGATGCCTTGCATAATGccttacattcattcattcattcattcattcattcacttcccTAGTAATGTGGGAATCAGGAATCCTGTCTTATTGGTGCAGGAACTGAGGCTCCAAAGGTATAAAGGCAATCTCTTAGTAATTACACGGGAAGCAAGTTGACCAGCGCTTTAAACGAAGAGGCATCGCTACCCAGTTAGCATGCCCTTTAGCCAGAAAGCTTTTCggttttaagaaaaatcagagcCTGACCAGCCAGCCCACAGTATTTAGATGAAAACAGGTGACCGTGTCTACAACATTTAATTATGGATCTAAAAGCAAAAACTCCATCTTCTGGTGGCACCTACCGCGCAAAGGGCCAAAGAGGCTGCGATTACTAAGGCTGGTATTGAGCAAAGGACCAGGGTCAGCAGAACGCTCAGAGGGGACagattatgtgtgtgtgaggggacGGGAAGAAGAGGCAACCGCAGCCACACTTTCAGCAGTGCAGGGACGCTGCTCCGCGCTCGGCTCTCGATTGCTAGCGCCTGGCGCGGCGGGCGGTGCAGCGGCTGCAGGGGCTCTGCGCTCGAGCGGTCGAGCCTGACCCGCAGCCTCCGAGTCGCGTTCGGTTGCGGCCCTGGGGCCCGGGGCGGGTAGGCGGAGGCCGCGGCGGCCGGCGCGGGGATGTCGAGGAGCTCGAAGGTGGTGCTGGGCCTGTCGGTGGTGCTGACGGCGGCCACCGTGGCCGGCGTGCATCTGAAGCAGCGGCAGGACCGGCAGGTCGGTGTCACGTGACCTCCTCTTCCGGGGCCCGCGAGGGCGACCTAAGGCCCAGTGGCCTCTCTCCGCGTGGTTCTCCGTTGCTCCTCGTCTCTCCCTCTTTCGTCGGCTCCGCGGCGGCGCGATCCTGCGTCCCACCCATTCCTCGATCACCCCGGTCACGCGACTGCGGCTCCCACGCCGTCCGCCCGGCCCGGGCGCCGCAGCCCCCGCGGCCGCGTGCACCGGGAGGCCCCGGCGACCCCGTCCTGCCGGCGCGGGGGAGCCCCTGCCTCCCGCGCCCGCAGCCTCCTGGCTCCAGCTAAGGCAGGCCTGCAGGGTGGTGGGTGGCCCGGTTCCCAGGTCACCTCCAGCCTACAGTGGCACGGACTTTTCAGCGTGTCGCTTGGGCCGCTGCAAAGTAGAGGCGGGAAAGGGTTTTCGTGGGGGTGCACTCAGCAAGTTGTCggcctctccccaaccccaggccCAAGGTTGAGGCTCAACCCTAATGTATCTCATTTCCAGTGTTAATGAGATTTTATCCTAGGATTAAGGAGGCTGCCCCGAATCCACTTTCTCTGCCTTTAGCCAAGGTAATTTAGtggatgctttttgtttgtttgtttgtttcttttaagaaacagTATGCTGTGGAAACAAGATTCTGGGAATTAGAGATACCAgcctccaatttttcttttttctgtaccTGTATTTCTAGAAATATCTGTAACTTACTGGTCGGTTGACCGACCGCCTGTTCCTGTGTGTCAGTTCATATTGTTTTTACTCTAGTTGGCAAATGTTTAGTGATTGGtctgtgtgtgccaggcaccacacTAGGCGCTTTGGGAAACAAAGATAGGAAGGACGGGCGTTCCTGAGTTTGTAACTGCTTCACACCGGTGCTGAAAGTTGAGTTGAGAACAGGCAACTAGGTCAGTGCGTGCGTTAGGGTTGGGCTTAGTTTTGCCAAGGGTGGAAGTAATGAACTGGATGAATCAATAGTAAATGGCCTTTTGTCGTACTGGGCTGTGCAGTGTGCTTGGTACACagagatgaagcagaagaagTGTTGTCCTTGTTCACAGTCTGGAAATCGGGAAGGTGTGATGGTataagaatttgggggaggggctaTTGGGATGAGTAATGAGGGCCTGGAAGAGGTTAGAGATTGGGGAACAAGGTATGGGTTCTGAGGGCGGAGCTTTTGGAATGGAGGCAGGCAAGTTTCTCTtctaaaagtgaaaggaaaagagggTGATCAAAAGAAATTTGAGGTGGAGTAGAGGATGGTCAGATGTAGCTCTGAGGTCAGTGGAGGCAGAGATTTTCAGACTATGGGGTAGGGATGGATGAGAGCTTGGTTCTGAACTAACTCAGCATCTCTCGTTTTTACAATGTCACCTACTCCAGACCtcttaaatcagaatctcttggaTATGGGGAATCTTGATCACGTATGTGTTAAAAGCCACCCAGGGGATTCTCACATGCAGCTGGGGTTGAGTATCTCTGTACTAGAGGgtggaaaaacaaagatttagGTATTTGGAAATTAGATGAAGAAAAGATTGACCGGAATAACCTGTGTTTAATTTGCATCCAGTCATtcagtggacttttttttttacactaggAAGAAGACAAATGATTGACACATTGGGTATGTTGGAAGGTTCAaggaagcaagaaataaaataatgactgtTGTTTTCTAGCATTTCTTGACTGtttaccacatgccaggcactgacaTTAATCCTCACAGGAACCCAGCAAAACGAGTTGTACTACATGAGTAATGGTGAAGAGGTCTTGGTGGTTAGTAAGAGAGGTGATTAGTAAGGTAGCTAAGTGCAGGTCACAGGCAGTCGGCATACACTGCAACTTGAAAGAAGGTAGCACTACAATGATGGCAGGAGAGCAAGCTCCTAAGCCATATGCTGAAGTCTGAGGAAGGAAGATCAGGTATGGAAGATCCCAGAGGCAGGTATGGAAAGAATGATTCCATTGGATGGTGTgggctttgggggtggggtggggtgtgtgcatgggtgtgtcaTGGTACAGGAAGTACAGGACCCAAaggactggggagggaggagccaaATGTCTCTGGAGATCTGGCTAAGGAGCAGGGTCCAAAAAAGATGGTTTTCAATTGTGTTATCTGTTCTAGGACTCTTAAACTTCCCAATTCCCCCCATAATAGTGAGTGAAACTCTAGGCCTGGAGGAGATCTGGCAAGTAGGTACTTGGCGAGTTTCTTTAAATAGGCATAATAGGGACACCtcagtagctcagtcggttgagcgtctgactcttgatctcagctcaggtcttgatctcagggttgtgagtttaagtgcattgttgggctctgtgctgggcatagtGCCcgcttaaaaataataatgatgatagtagtaaaataaaatagacctaATGAttaccaacaaacaaaaccccaggccctgggccccacccccattAATTCTACCTCACAAggctgctgttaaaaaaaaattagtatttggGGACCTAAAAACTAGAAAATGGCAATTATTAGTAATGACTGGACTTAGGCTTTAAAAAGTCTCATCTTAGGTGCCAAGTCCGTGTTCTGGAATTTCCGACCTGTCTTTAGTGCTTCTCAAAGTAACtaccacctttcttttttcctctggtaGTAGCATTGTATTTTTCCCGTCTCTCTCAGTCATGTAATTGATTAGTAATTCTgtataatttttacttcttcttaTGCACTAGAAGAAGCTaagatctttattttcttgatCCTGATAGTTTGCTTAAGTttcaggaatctttttttctttgatatttattattcAGCTAGGATCATTGCTAATAGGAAAGTAGTTTGTAAAGTTACTGTAGTAATTCTCACCAGATCTTTTAAAGCATTGTATAtcaattaaacttttaaaattcacctcaggaacagttttttttttcttttctttttttaatttcccatgaAGCTTCTATACTGAATGTTCaggaatttcttaaaatatggttAAGAAGTCATTTTAAGTAATAACACTGGTGGAGCACACGACCAAATTAATCTGATAGCttgttacattttacatttatgcaGAAAGTTGAAATAGTAATTAGGTATTTGGAGTCTCaaagttttcagtgtattttgGTAGTACTGTTACTCAGATTGAATGGCACAAGGAAGGGAACCACCTGTTTGGGTGTTACTGAAATCTGTTTCTTGCGTTTTTAGAGGCTTCACGATGGAGTGATCAGAGACATTGAGAGGCAGAA is from Panthera uncia isolate 11264 chromosome A3 unlocalized genomic scaffold, Puncia_PCG_1.0 HiC_scaffold_11, whole genome shotgun sequence and encodes:
- the LOC125936846 gene encoding protein PET117 homolog, mitochondrial, whose translation is MSRSSKVVLGLSVVLTAATVAGVHLKQRQDRQRLHDGVIRDIERQNRKKENIRLLGEQIILTEQLEAEREKMLLAKGSQKT